The Metabacillus litoralis genome contains a region encoding:
- a CDS encoding Hsp20/alpha crystallin family protein, translated as MYYEGNKKPYGMRRNSRIKNNSQKEIRSPRVDLFETSDGYYIRLSLPGVKKENLQVSFSEHDDLEIKGKVVTVVPENNKNIILQEIYQGPFHRRIKIPKKVNKKNVNFTYNNGILEVYLTF; from the coding sequence ATGTATTACGAAGGCAATAAGAAACCGTACGGAATGAGAAGAAACTCAAGAATAAAGAATAATAGTCAAAAGGAAATTCGCTCTCCAAGGGTTGATTTGTTTGAAACGAGTGATGGGTATTATATTCGTCTTAGCCTTCCTGGGGTAAAAAAGGAAAATTTACAGGTATCCTTTAGTGAGCATGATGATCTTGAGATAAAAGGGAAAGTTGTAACAGTAGTTCCTGAAAACAATAAGAATATTATCTTGCAGGAAATTTATCAAGGTCCGTTTCACCGTAGAATTAAGATTCCTAAAAAGGTGAATAAGAAAAATGTCAATTTTACTTATAACAACGGAATTCTAGAAGTTTATCTAACTTTTTAA
- a CDS encoding spore germination protein: MVFGDNEPVGIIFFGGVKINQMETNAAFSVGESFYQSLESQVKNNLIAGQTFGDFDFNNFQPIASNVFDPDGVDTMMPIAQSSLGLED; the protein is encoded by the coding sequence ATGGTATTTGGTGATAATGAACCAGTAGGTATAATCTTTTTTGGTGGGGTAAAAATAAACCAAATGGAAACAAACGCAGCATTTTCAGTTGGGGAATCTTTTTATCAATCATTAGAAAGTCAGGTTAAAAATAACTTAATTGCCGGTCAAACATTTGGAGATTTTGATTTTAATAACTTTCAGCCAATTGCTTCTAATGTTTTTGATCCAGATGGTGTTGATACAATGATGCCTATAGCGCAATCATCTTTGGGATTAGAAGATTGA
- a CDS encoding spore germination protein, producing MPKIEINIGNFKVYSIAGTSSLVVGKGYYHELTSQTKTTNGVGSAYGDGSYINMSPYQSQVNDPDMKVKNNQSHYPYYAPSYVMNPYYLPPYPPYLCVYPVYK from the coding sequence ATTCCAAAAATTGAAATCAATATCGGAAACTTCAAAGTATATAGTATTGCTGGAACGTCTTCTTTAGTTGTTGGTAAGGGATATTATCATGAATTAACAAGTCAAACAAAAACGACAAATGGTGTTGGAAGTGCATATGGAGATGGTTCTTACATTAATATGAGTCCATATCAATCACAAGTTAACGACCCTGATATGAAGGTGAAAAATAACCAAAGTCATTATCCTTATTACGCTCCCTCTTATGTGATGAATCCATATTATTTGCCACCTTATCCCCCCTACCTATGTGTATATCCCGTATATAAATAA
- a CDS encoding Hsp20/alpha crystallin family protein has product MQNPMGFFNQKNGFPFQAMRQSQFSPENLLELKKMVKQYHSILNDDFWSNIHGLGTSKRKEIQLIPIEIWESEHNIYLSIICPGLKELNHAKVFFQNDQVLTLKIKHQSVKPAGADTLLSSDLPQTTYEREIFLPKSVMTSNYSSSYEDGILTYVLKKAEDHESDLEIPFDF; this is encoded by the coding sequence ATGCAGAATCCTATGGGTTTTTTCAATCAAAAAAATGGCTTTCCCTTTCAGGCAATGCGCCAGTCACAGTTTAGTCCGGAGAATTTGCTTGAATTAAAAAAGATGGTTAAGCAATATCACTCCATTTTAAATGATGATTTTTGGAGTAACATCCATGGATTAGGTACGAGTAAACGAAAGGAAATTCAGTTAATACCAATTGAAATTTGGGAAAGTGAACATAACATTTACCTATCAATCATTTGCCCCGGGTTAAAAGAGTTGAATCATGCGAAAGTCTTTTTTCAAAATGATCAGGTGTTAACATTAAAAATAAAGCATCAATCAGTAAAGCCTGCGGGTGCAGATACTTTACTCTCAAGTGATCTTCCACAAACAACATATGAAAGAGAAATCTTTCTCCCTAAATCAGTAATGACATCAAATTATTCTTCTAGCTATGAAGACGGGATCCTCACCTATGTATTGAAAAAAGCTGAAGATCATGAGTCAGATTTAGAAATTCCATTTGATTTTTAA